A stretch of the Marivirga tractuosa DSM 4126 genome encodes the following:
- the eno gene encoding phosphopyruvate hydratase, which yields MSIIENIHARQILDSRGNPTVEVEVFTANGGFGRAAVPSGASTGIHEAVELRDKDKSIFMGKGVLKAVDNVNGAIAEELIGFSVFEQNLIDKIMIELDGTDNKAKLGANAILGVSMACAKAAAQLSGQSLYRYIGGVNANTLPVPMMNILNGGSHADNKIDFQEFMVMPVNAESFSEALRMGTTVFHHLKEVLKSKGLSTNVGDEGGFAPNIESNDQAIEVVLTAIEKAGFKPGEDIFIALDAAASEFYDEGKKKYVFESTGEELTSDEMVAYWKRWTDKYPILSIEDGMQEDDWEGWEKLTREIGRTVQLVGDDLFVTNTKRLQRGIDEKIGNSILIKVNQIGTLTETINAIRMADKASYKNIISHRSGETEDTFIADLAVAMGSGQIKTGSASRSDRMAKYNQLLRIEEELGEMAYFPGINF from the coding sequence ATGAGTATAATAGAGAACATTCACGCAAGACAAATATTGGATTCCAGAGGGAATCCTACAGTAGAAGTAGAAGTTTTTACGGCCAACGGTGGTTTCGGTAGAGCTGCAGTTCCTTCTGGAGCAAGTACTGGAATTCACGAAGCTGTAGAATTAAGAGATAAGGATAAGTCCATTTTCATGGGAAAAGGGGTTTTGAAAGCTGTTGATAATGTAAATGGTGCCATTGCAGAAGAATTAATCGGTTTCTCTGTGTTTGAGCAAAATCTTATCGACAAAATCATGATCGAATTAGATGGAACTGATAACAAAGCTAAGTTAGGAGCTAATGCTATTTTAGGTGTTTCTATGGCATGTGCTAAAGCAGCAGCGCAACTTTCTGGTCAGTCACTATATAGATATATTGGTGGGGTAAATGCCAACACTTTGCCGGTTCCGATGATGAATATCTTGAATGGTGGTAGTCATGCGGATAATAAAATTGATTTTCAGGAATTTATGGTGATGCCGGTTAATGCAGAGTCATTTTCTGAGGCTCTAAGAATGGGAACTACAGTATTCCATCATTTGAAAGAAGTATTGAAAAGCAAAGGCTTGTCTACCAACGTGGGTGATGAAGGTGGATTTGCACCTAATATTGAATCCAATGATCAGGCTATCGAGGTGGTTTTAACCGCTATTGAAAAAGCAGGTTTCAAACCAGGTGAGGATATCTTCATTGCTTTAGATGCGGCAGCTTCTGAATTCTATGATGAAGGCAAAAAGAAATATGTGTTTGAAAGCACTGGTGAAGAATTGACTTCTGATGAAATGGTGGCTTATTGGAAGAGATGGACAGATAAATATCCGATTCTTTCAATTGAGGACGGAATGCAAGAAGATGATTGGGAAGGTTGGGAAAAACTTACTCGTGAAATCGGTAGAACTGTCCAGTTAGTAGGAGATGATCTTTTTGTTACTAATACAAAGAGATTACAAAGAGGTATTGATGAAAAGATCGGAAATTCGATTCTGATTAAAGTAAATCAAATTGGTACCTTAACTGAAACTATTAATGCTATTAGAATGGCGGATAAAGCTTCGTATAAGAATATTATATCTCACCGTTCCGGAGAAACAGAAGATACTTTTATCGCTGATTTAGCAGTAGCAATGGGCTCAGGTCAAATTAAGACTGGTTCTGCTTCTCGTTCTGATAGAATGGCGAAATACAATCAATTATTAAGAATTGAAGAAGAATTGGGTGAAATGGCATATTTCCCTGGTATTAACTTCTAA
- a CDS encoding FtsB family cell division protein, whose amino-acid sequence MSFMDRVPKIFKNFYFIAGAVFLIWMLFIDGNDLISQWRLSSKYNDLLKEKEYYQEKIKEVEMDREGLMSDDELLEKFARERYLMKKESEDLFVIVEKE is encoded by the coding sequence ATGAGTTTCATGGATAGGGTTCCAAAAATATTTAAGAATTTTTACTTCATAGCAGGAGCTGTTTTTCTGATTTGGATGTTGTTCATCGATGGCAATGATTTGATTTCTCAATGGAGACTTTCTTCCAAGTACAATGATTTACTTAAGGAAAAGGAATATTATCAAGAGAAAATCAAGGAAGTGGAAATGGATCGGGAAGGATTGATGAGTGATGATGAACTATTGGAAAAATTTGCCAGAGAAAGATATTTAATGAAAAAAGAATCCGAAGATCTTTTCGTTATAGTTGAAAAAGAATAA
- a CDS encoding Ldh family oxidoreductase → MSLFEFKALQDFVKDVFVQMGCPANEAQEAAEVLVNADLRGVDSHGVARLHGYIRLWEEDRINAKPAIKIVHETPSTAVIDGDKGLGLVVAPFAMRIAMEKAEKVGTGWVSVKNSNHYGIAGHHSMMALEKDMIGWSMTNASPLVSPTFSKERLLGTNPISIAIPTKNQPPYVADFATTTVANGKLEVLKRKNEKAPLGWVQDKDGKGTTDVDALKKGGSMLPLGGSREHSGHKGYILGSIVDIFSAVLSGANYGPWAPPFVSFLPLKENPVGEGLGHFLGAMRIDAFRPAEDFKSHMDNWIDTFRKSETTSENDKVLIPGDPEREISTERKANGIPLLPAVVEDLKSIGDKFELNFDYYFS, encoded by the coding sequence ATGAGTTTATTTGAATTCAAAGCTTTACAAGATTTCGTAAAAGATGTCTTCGTTCAAATGGGATGTCCAGCAAATGAAGCTCAGGAGGCTGCAGAAGTTCTAGTGAATGCTGACTTACGTGGTGTTGATTCTCACGGAGTAGCCCGTCTACATGGCTATATCAGATTATGGGAAGAGGATCGAATTAACGCTAAACCAGCTATTAAAATCGTGCATGAAACGCCCAGCACAGCTGTCATTGATGGAGATAAAGGATTAGGATTAGTAGTTGCCCCTTTTGCCATGAGAATTGCCATGGAAAAAGCAGAAAAGGTGGGCACTGGTTGGGTATCAGTCAAAAACTCTAATCATTATGGGATAGCAGGTCACCACAGTATGATGGCATTGGAAAAAGATATGATAGGTTGGTCGATGACGAATGCAAGCCCATTGGTATCTCCCACATTTTCCAAGGAAAGATTATTGGGGACTAATCCAATTTCTATAGCCATTCCCACTAAAAATCAGCCCCCTTATGTAGCCGATTTTGCTACAACTACTGTTGCCAATGGCAAATTAGAAGTACTAAAAAGGAAGAATGAAAAAGCTCCTTTGGGCTGGGTGCAGGATAAGGATGGAAAAGGAACAACCGATGTAGATGCTTTGAAAAAAGGGGGCAGCATGTTACCATTAGGAGGCTCCAGAGAGCACTCAGGCCACAAAGGTTATATTCTAGGATCAATTGTAGATATCTTCTCAGCAGTACTATCTGGTGCAAATTATGGGCCTTGGGCTCCACCCTTCGTTAGTTTTTTGCCTTTAAAGGAAAACCCTGTAGGTGAAGGATTGGGTCATTTCTTAGGCGCTATGCGAATTGATGCTTTCCGTCCTGCGGAGGATTTCAAATCCCATATGGATAATTGGATTGATACATTCCGAAAATCAGAAACAACTAGTGAAAATGACAAAGTATTAATCCCTGGAGATCCAGAACGGGAAATTAGTACAGAGAGAAAAGCTAATGGAATTCCATTATTACCTGCAGTGGTTGAGGATTTAAAGAGTATTGGGGATAAATTCGAACTAAATTTCGATTATTACTTTAGTTAA
- a CDS encoding Ppx/GppA phosphatase family protein: protein MDKIAIIDLGTNTFHLLIVEVKDGEEKIIHKEKIAVKLGEGGISEGNISKAAEERAVKTMLYFKDKINEEQVEQIFASATSAMRNAGNGEEVMKQIYDATGISINLISGMDEAKFIHMGVKKALEIGSEPALIMDIGGGSVEFIICNNIEVFWMQSFEIGAQRLLDKFHKHDPILPKDIEKLDDFLRKELEELKVKMDIYQPHHLIGSSGTFDTLIDINYEEKGIAKPDDVSFSISLEDFDHIFNEIIHKTKEERMAIPGMIEMRVDMIVVAVCLIQFLIENNEFIDIKVSTYALKEGLLDAILSNEIKLS from the coding sequence ATGGATAAAATAGCCATTATAGACTTAGGCACAAATACTTTTCACTTACTTATTGTAGAAGTTAAAGATGGGGAAGAGAAAATTATTCACAAAGAGAAAATAGCAGTAAAGCTAGGTGAAGGAGGAATAAGTGAAGGAAATATTAGCAAAGCCGCTGAAGAGCGTGCAGTAAAAACAATGCTCTATTTCAAAGATAAAATCAATGAAGAACAGGTGGAGCAGATATTTGCAAGTGCTACTTCTGCTATGCGAAATGCTGGAAATGGAGAGGAAGTCATGAAGCAAATCTATGATGCAACAGGTATTTCCATTAACCTTATTTCTGGAATGGATGAAGCCAAATTTATCCATATGGGAGTTAAAAAAGCATTAGAAATAGGGTCTGAACCTGCCTTAATCATGGATATTGGGGGTGGGAGCGTTGAATTTATCATTTGCAATAATATTGAGGTTTTCTGGATGCAAAGTTTCGAAATCGGTGCTCAAAGATTGTTGGATAAATTCCACAAACACGATCCTATTTTACCAAAAGACATTGAAAAACTTGATGACTTTCTAAGAAAGGAATTAGAAGAGCTTAAAGTGAAAATGGATATTTATCAACCACATCATTTGATTGGCTCCTCTGGTACTTTTGATACCCTAATAGACATTAACTACGAAGAAAAAGGAATTGCGAAACCAGACGATGTTTCTTTTTCAATTTCTTTAGAAGATTTCGATCACATTTTCAACGAAATCATCCATAAAACCAAAGAAGAAAGAATGGCTATACCGGGCATGATTGAAATGCGCGTGGATATGATAGTGGTGGCCGTTTGTTTAATACAGTTCTTGATTGAAAACAATGAATTTATTGATATTAAAGTATCCACCTATGCTTTAAAGGAAGGACTATTGGATGCTATCTTATCAAATGAAATAAAATTATCCTGA
- a CDS encoding WG repeat-containing protein translates to MAKAKKRIDKALEKAPDNPANQFMLAKYYSHPVWSFDAVDSAHLYIQSVSDTFPKLNDDISEKLAKRGLDSAEISKQAIIIDSLAFEKAASIHTEEAYNHYLNDYEYLVFEDRAKEFRNQVAYEAAIAQNTTYAVSEFFKKYPDAPQAQKARNVFETLYYEKKTQNQELNSFKEYLEERPQTEFAEEAAFKLLNIISAGANALDYQQFIEQYGAFKASKIAQSILDGLNYEEVLPELLTHKKDSVYYFFNLDHEKLLSFQFEKVIPDSCFFIRKPFILSTEKNTDYAYLKSGEKLGEFKINSIKYLSTGFFKIDDFGREQHLIHFSLNEQLQQKALDFYSLDKFHLAKKEENGWQLISVLNEPILKQPVDSIWKEGELFFFKSADDMAVASSLDIKKASKNDFKTLSFLYDDYEWIDEQYVRLYSNDFETILDRQTNVVFPLEKAKFEYFDDFWVKDKDGEIKVLDRNRNSLFEEDLDGFQFKSGVLALQKDSLWSVFNNGIKGFPKFQFDSVRIFNAWLTYVLQDSTGNLLFQSGKKVRLEDDESFRILKNYNVAFSDLSDQIRFVEISNQQGYFKLYNGFGRIIKEGEKLDINILTPQLIQLHQNKRKQLIDSAGKEIDIKKADAFGAYQNGLIPILQDKKFGALIVDSLEIIPTHSQSKLEVFLKDSLYIFKEDNLLGISDASAEILLEADFESIDFFNDSTAIVEEEGEIGVLNIYQNEYLHEDLDTWEKVLFGEEQFYLVRKEAGYGVLNQFGEEIIPFIFNELQAHKSKGKLYWLAERRLSEINYIVLAYFDKNGEVLFKEGLNFDDYLETACD, encoded by the coding sequence ATGGCTAAGGCTAAAAAGCGAATTGATAAGGCATTGGAAAAAGCGCCAGATAACCCCGCCAATCAATTTATGCTGGCGAAATATTACAGCCATCCAGTTTGGTCTTTTGATGCAGTGGACTCAGCTCATCTTTACATTCAGTCAGTAAGCGATACTTTTCCTAAACTCAATGATGATATCTCCGAAAAATTAGCGAAAAGAGGTTTAGACAGTGCTGAAATAAGTAAGCAAGCTATAATAATTGATAGCTTGGCATTTGAAAAAGCTGCCTCCATCCATACGGAAGAGGCTTATAACCATTATCTCAATGATTACGAATATCTGGTTTTTGAGGATCGAGCTAAAGAATTTAGAAATCAGGTGGCTTACGAAGCTGCCATTGCCCAAAACACAACCTATGCTGTAAGTGAATTTTTTAAAAAGTACCCTGACGCACCACAAGCTCAGAAAGCTAGAAATGTTTTTGAAACCCTTTATTATGAAAAGAAGACGCAGAACCAGGAGTTAAATAGTTTTAAGGAATATTTGGAGGAGCGACCTCAAACAGAGTTTGCCGAGGAAGCGGCATTTAAGCTCCTAAATATCATCAGTGCGGGTGCCAATGCTCTGGATTATCAGCAATTTATTGAGCAATATGGAGCGTTTAAGGCTTCAAAAATTGCACAATCAATTCTTGATGGCTTGAATTATGAAGAAGTGCTGCCCGAGTTATTGACTCACAAGAAAGATAGTGTTTACTATTTTTTTAATTTGGATCATGAAAAATTACTCAGTTTTCAATTTGAAAAAGTAATTCCAGATTCGTGCTTTTTTATTAGAAAACCCTTCATTTTAAGCACTGAGAAGAATACTGATTATGCCTATTTAAAATCTGGAGAGAAATTAGGTGAATTTAAGATCAACTCCATTAAGTATTTATCAACTGGCTTCTTTAAAATTGATGATTTTGGACGTGAACAACATTTAATTCATTTTAGTCTGAATGAACAGCTTCAGCAAAAAGCGCTGGATTTTTACTCATTGGATAAATTTCATTTAGCAAAAAAGGAAGAGAATGGCTGGCAACTGATTTCTGTTTTGAATGAACCGATTTTAAAACAGCCTGTGGACAGTATTTGGAAAGAGGGTGAGCTTTTCTTTTTCAAAAGTGCAGATGATATGGCAGTAGCATCATCGCTTGATATTAAAAAAGCATCTAAAAATGATTTTAAGACATTAAGTTTTCTTTATGATGATTACGAATGGATAGATGAACAATATGTGAGATTGTATTCCAATGATTTTGAGACTATTTTGGACAGGCAGACGAATGTTGTTTTCCCTTTGGAGAAGGCGAAGTTTGAATACTTTGATGATTTTTGGGTTAAAGATAAGGATGGGGAAATTAAGGTTTTGGATCGAAATAGAAATTCCTTGTTTGAGGAGGATTTGGATGGTTTTCAATTTAAATCCGGGGTTTTAGCACTTCAAAAGGATAGTCTTTGGTCAGTATTTAATAATGGGATAAAAGGATTTCCTAAATTTCAATTTGATTCTGTTAGAATATTTAATGCGTGGTTGACTTACGTACTTCAAGATTCTACTGGCAATTTGCTTTTTCAATCAGGTAAGAAAGTTCGCTTAGAGGATGACGAATCATTCAGGATTTTGAAGAATTATAATGTTGCTTTTTCAGATTTGTCAGATCAAATACGATTTGTGGAAATTTCTAATCAGCAAGGATACTTTAAGCTATATAATGGCTTTGGAAGAATAATCAAAGAAGGGGAAAAGCTTGATATCAATATTTTAACCCCTCAATTAATTCAGCTTCACCAGAATAAAAGGAAGCAATTGATTGATTCTGCTGGCAAGGAAATCGACATCAAAAAAGCCGATGCTTTTGGAGCTTATCAAAATGGTTTAATTCCCATTTTGCAAGACAAAAAGTTTGGAGCACTGATAGTGGATAGCCTAGAAATTATTCCAACACATTCACAAAGCAAATTAGAGGTATTTCTGAAAGACTCCCTCTACATTTTCAAAGAGGATAATTTATTGGGAATTAGTGATGCTTCAGCAGAAATATTATTGGAAGCTGATTTTGAAAGTATAGATTTTTTCAATGATTCCACTGCCATAGTAGAAGAGGAAGGAGAAATAGGGGTATTGAACATTTACCAAAATGAATACCTACATGAAGATTTGGACACATGGGAAAAAGTGCTGTTCGGGGAAGAGCAATTTTACCTAGTCCGAAAAGAAGCAGGTTATGGCGTGCTCAATCAATTTGGTGAGGAAATCATTCCATTTATTTTCAATGAGCTTCAAGCACACAAAAGCAAAGGTAAACTGTATTGGCTAGCAGAGCGCAGACTTTCCGAAATTAATTACATAGTACTAGCTTATTTTGATAAAAATGGGGAAGTCCTTTTCAAAGAAGGCTTGAATTTTGATGATTATTTAGAAACTGCTTGTGATTAG
- the pafA gene encoding alkaline phosphatase PafA, with protein MKRYLFGAVALMSLYACQPLEKQDQNLKKPKLVVGIVIDQLRHDYFERYADNFGEDGFKRLISEGFYNHNTHYNYIPTFTGPGHASVYTGTTPATHGIIANNWYDKNIKTSVYCAEDTSVYTIGSTSEAGLMSPHRMLSSTITDELGLATNFKSKVVGISIKDRGSILPAGHNPTGSFWYDKSNGHFVSSSYYDHEELPSWLQDFNNRNLADEYLNQTWELSMPLEEYTQSTADEMPYEMKVRGKEKSIFPYDLKALRAENGNFGLLPNTAYGNTILADLAIATMEGEQMGQDNITDFLALSFSSTDYIGHGFGPRSVEVQDTYIKLDQEIARLFKHLDEKVGKGNYLIFVTSDHGCAEVPEYLQANKIPADHYDGKAYVKNISNALNQKFGEGDWIEDFSNEQFFLNHDLIAEKNVELDAIRRFMVNEALKLEGVAEAYSASDMQSTEFTEHKASALQMGYNFKRSGDVLLILEPGWFYQTRSATTHGTGYAYDTHVPLIWYGSGIKSGRSYKRQNIDDIAVTLAHILGTNLPNGATGEPIEEVLE; from the coding sequence ATGAAGAGATATTTATTCGGAGCAGTGGCTCTAATGAGTTTATATGCTTGCCAACCGCTAGAGAAGCAAGATCAAAACCTGAAAAAGCCGAAATTGGTAGTGGGAATCGTAATTGATCAATTACGCCATGATTATTTCGAGCGTTATGCTGATAATTTTGGAGAAGATGGCTTTAAGAGGTTGATTTCTGAAGGTTTTTACAATCATAACACCCATTACAACTATATTCCAACTTTCACAGGGCCTGGCCATGCTTCAGTGTATACTGGGACTACTCCGGCAACGCACGGCATCATTGCCAATAATTGGTATGATAAAAACATCAAAACTTCAGTTTATTGTGCAGAGGATACTTCTGTTTATACCATTGGCTCAACTTCAGAGGCTGGTTTAATGTCTCCACACAGAATGTTGAGTTCTACCATCACGGATGAATTGGGCTTGGCTACCAATTTCAAATCAAAAGTTGTGGGTATTTCCATAAAAGATAGAGGGTCTATTTTACCCGCAGGACATAACCCGACTGGATCTTTCTGGTACGATAAAAGCAATGGACACTTCGTGAGCAGTAGCTATTATGATCATGAAGAATTACCTAGCTGGTTGCAAGATTTTAACAACCGTAATTTGGCAGATGAATACTTAAACCAAACCTGGGAGCTTTCAATGCCTTTAGAGGAATATACCCAATCCACTGCGGATGAAATGCCTTATGAAATGAAAGTAAGAGGTAAAGAGAAGTCGATTTTCCCTTATGATCTAAAAGCATTAAGAGCAGAAAATGGTAATTTTGGCTTATTACCCAATACGGCATATGGCAATACCATTTTAGCTGATTTGGCTATTGCCACAATGGAAGGTGAGCAAATGGGACAAGACAATATAACAGATTTCTTGGCATTAAGCTTTTCTTCTACAGATTATATAGGGCATGGATTTGGTCCGCGCTCAGTGGAAGTGCAAGATACTTATATCAAATTGGATCAAGAGATAGCTCGATTATTCAAGCATTTAGATGAAAAAGTGGGTAAAGGTAATTACTTGATTTTTGTGACTTCTGACCACGGTTGTGCAGAAGTTCCTGAGTATTTGCAAGCCAATAAAATTCCGGCTGATCATTACGATGGAAAAGCTTATGTGAAAAATATTAGCAATGCTTTAAATCAAAAATTTGGCGAAGGTGACTGGATAGAAGATTTTTCCAATGAGCAGTTTTTCTTAAACCATGATTTGATTGCCGAAAAAAATGTTGAGTTAGATGCTATCAGGAGGTTTATGGTCAATGAAGCCTTAAAACTAGAGGGAGTAGCAGAGGCATATTCAGCTAGCGACATGCAAAGCACGGAATTTACAGAACATAAAGCATCAGCATTGCAAATGGGCTATAATTTTAAGCGTTCTGGTGATGTTTTATTGATATTAGAACCTGGCTGGTTTTACCAAACCCGCTCTGCCACTACTCACGGAACTGGCTATGCCTACGATACCCATGTACCATTGATTTGGTATGGCTCCGGTATCAAAAGCGGAAGATCTTATAAGAGACAAAATATAGATGACATTGCCGTAACCTTGGCTCATATTTTAGGGACTAACCTGCCAAATGGCGCAACAGGGGAGCCTATTGAAGAGGTTTTGGAATAG
- a CDS encoding DUF433 domain-containing protein, with the protein MGANEEIRNFVPLNMEWRKHIIADETVLPGRPTVKGTCISVEHTHWTPYSRMDRTTNS; encoded by the coding sequence ATGGGGGCGAACGAAGAAATAAGAAATTTCGTACCTTTGAATATGGAATGGAGAAAACACATAATAGCTGATGAAACTGTACTGCCTGGGAGGCCTACTGTAAAAGGAACTTGCATATCTGTTGAGCATACGCATTGGACTCCTTACTCAAGGATGGACAGAACAACGAATTCTTGA
- a CDS encoding MepB family protein, whose amino-acid sequence MNHNLESIKNSIYDKCGFQLSDFKTEKESEDYDACGFKLNELNVISRSAKLTPKKAGQFVTFWKRCGNGPIEPYHETDPFDLLVVNVKAGDNSGQFVFPKSVLIEKEIISSSKKGGKRAIRVYPIWDVAKSKQAERTQKWQLKYFYEIGETADIEKVKGLYGLKNYINS is encoded by the coding sequence ATGAACCACAACCTAGAATCTATCAAAAACAGCATTTACGATAAATGTGGTTTTCAACTTTCAGATTTTAAAACCGAGAAAGAAAGCGAAGATTATGACGCTTGTGGGTTTAAATTGAATGAGTTAAATGTTATCAGTAGAAGTGCAAAATTAACACCCAAGAAAGCAGGTCAATTTGTTACTTTTTGGAAGCGATGTGGGAATGGGCCTATAGAACCTTATCATGAAACTGATCCATTTGATTTACTCGTAGTGAATGTTAAGGCTGGAGATAACTCCGGACAATTTGTTTTTCCTAAATCAGTACTAATTGAAAAAGAGATAATTTCCTCAAGCAAAAAAGGAGGTAAAAGAGCGATTCGGGTTTATCCTATTTGGGATGTAGCTAAAAGTAAACAAGCTGAACGAACTCAAAAATGGCAACTTAAATATTTTTATGAAATTGGAGAGACAGCTGACATTGAAAAGGTCAAAGGCTTATATGGTTTAAAAAACTATATCAATTCTTAA
- a CDS encoding NAD(P)H-dependent oxidoreductase, whose product MNQKKILLINGHPDEESFNFGLSQAYKTGVERSGAELREIKIRELDFNPNLKFGYRKRTELEPDLLEAQINLKWADHIVWVYPVWWGSVPAIMKGFLDRVLLPGFAFKIREDSLWWDKYLKGKTSRLICTMDQPAWYYSIYNGAPSHKAMKKLTMEFVGVRSVKITSIGPIKQSSEKFRAKWLRKVEQLGEKNK is encoded by the coding sequence ATGAACCAAAAGAAAATTCTACTTATAAACGGGCACCCTGATGAGGAAAGCTTCAATTTTGGCTTGTCACAAGCGTATAAAACAGGTGTGGAAAGATCAGGTGCTGAACTTCGAGAAATTAAAATTAGAGAGTTAGATTTTAATCCTAATCTGAAATTTGGATACCGAAAAAGAACTGAGCTAGAACCCGATTTATTAGAAGCTCAAATCAACTTAAAATGGGCTGATCATATAGTCTGGGTTTATCCAGTCTGGTGGGGTTCAGTCCCTGCAATTATGAAGGGCTTTCTGGATCGTGTTTTGTTGCCAGGTTTTGCATTCAAAATTAGAGAAGACTCTCTGTGGTGGGATAAGTATTTAAAAGGAAAGACATCAAGATTGATTTGTACCATGGATCAACCAGCTTGGTATTATTCAATTTATAATGGGGCTCCAAGCCATAAGGCTATGAAAAAATTGACTATGGAATTTGTAGGTGTGAGGTCAGTGAAAATAACATCAATAGGGCCTATAAAACAATCTTCTGAAAAATTCAGAGCTAAATGGCTGAGGAAAGTGGAGCAATTAGGAGAGAAAAACAAATAG
- a CDS encoding VOC family protein, translating into MKLGAFSVSLAVKDIKLSKAFYEKLGFSVLSGDLEKNYLIMKNEDSLIGLFQGMFENNILTFNPGWDTNGNEIESYDDVRTIEQDLESKGVQFDQKTEAGESGPAHFVITDPDGNTILVDQHI; encoded by the coding sequence ATGAAATTAGGAGCATTTTCAGTGAGTTTAGCAGTTAAAGATATTAAATTATCGAAAGCATTTTATGAGAAATTAGGTTTCTCTGTATTGAGTGGGGATTTAGAGAAGAATTATCTTATCATGAAAAATGAGGATTCTTTAATTGGCTTGTTTCAAGGCATGTTTGAAAATAATATTTTGACCTTTAATCCTGGATGGGACACTAATGGTAACGAAATTGAAAGTTATGATGATGTAAGAACAATAGAGCAAGATTTAGAAAGTAAAGGAGTTCAGTTTGACCAGAAAACCGAAGCTGGTGAAAGCGGACCTGCTCATTTTGTTATTACTGATCCGGATGGAAATACGATTTTGGTGGATCAGCATATTTGA
- a CDS encoding acyl-CoA thioesterase: MKAKSAENSRTTITELMIPSYANFGGKIHGGILLSLMDKVAYATATKHSGAYCVTVSVDNVDFLQPVEVGELVSMMASVNYVGNSSMVIGIKVIAENVKTGLVKHTNTSYFTMVAKNDDGGLMTVPSLILNTKDDVRRFAEAVKRKQLRKGYQEQMEAEKSAFTFEKQKELISNQRCEVHIKEKK; the protein is encoded by the coding sequence ATGAAAGCTAAATCTGCTGAAAATTCAAGAACAACCATCACGGAATTGATGATTCCTTCTTATGCCAATTTCGGAGGTAAAATTCATGGTGGTATCCTTCTTTCTTTAATGGATAAGGTTGCATATGCAACGGCTACCAAGCATAGTGGCGCTTATTGTGTGACAGTATCAGTTGATAATGTAGATTTCCTTCAGCCAGTGGAGGTAGGGGAATTAGTTTCGATGATGGCATCAGTAAATTATGTAGGTAATTCCAGTATGGTTATTGGTATTAAAGTGATAGCAGAAAATGTGAAAACTGGCTTGGTAAAGCACACCAATACCAGTTATTTTACTATGGTGGCTAAAAATGATGATGGCGGTCTAATGACTGTTCCCTCGCTAATTTTAAATACGAAAGATGATGTGAGGCGATTTGCAGAAGCCGTTAAAAGAAAACAATTAAGAAAGGGCTATCAAGAACAAATGGAAGCAGAAAAGTCAGCTTTCACTTTTGAAAAGCAAAAGGAATTAATTTCAAATCAGCGGTGCGAAGTTCATATTAAAGAAAAAAAGTAA